A genomic stretch from Syntrophorhabdaceae bacterium includes:
- a CDS encoding rubrerythrin family protein, whose product MKSIKGTKTEHNLLASFAGESQARNRYTYFSSQAKKEGYEQISWFFADTADNEKEHAKRFFQFLEGGETEITASYPAGVIGTTIDNLKAAAAGENLEHSVLYPEAARIADEEGFGEIATLFREIAKVEVQHE is encoded by the coding sequence AACACAATCTACTTGCAAGCTTTGCCGGTGAATCGCAGGCAAGGAACAGGTATACTTATTTTTCATCACAGGCTAAAAAAGAGGGGTACGAACAGATATCGTGGTTTTTTGCCGATACCGCGGACAACGAAAAAGAACACGCCAAGAGGTTTTTTCAATTCCTTGAAGGCGGGGAAACAGAGATTACCGCGTCCTATCCTGCCGGCGTAATCGGCACAACGATAGACAACCTGAAGGCTGCGGCAGCAGGTGAAAATCTTGAACATTCAGTCCTTTATCCTGAGGCAGCGCGTATTGCAGATGAGGAAGGTTTTGGCGAGATCGCCACGCTCTTCAGGGAGATCGCCAAGGTCGAGGTGCAACACGAAA